The following coding sequences lie in one Lysobacter capsici genomic window:
- a CDS encoding FAD-dependent oxidoreductase, which yields MTEQDINAGGRVAIVGGGLAGSLLALSLARQGVGVDVYERRPDPRVGLSEGGRSINLGLSKRGIQALTEVGLIDQVMPLSVVMGGRVIHAPDGSTRFQPYGKDRGEVLHSIDRNELNRLLLDHAQRHPQVRLHFNHRLDRIDKARRELEFDHDGEKVRAQPAWVVGADGAFSRARQEMQRGERADYHQEYLEWGYKELSLAALPGGGSQIELEALHVWPRVHCFFVSHPNRDGSHTLTLFLPHEGPDSFATTRTPDEVRALFGKYFPDLIPLLPNLVDDWVSHPTGSLITTRTAPWSMDEWIVLVGDACHAVYPFYGQGMNSAFEDCSALMAAFAAHPRDRRAAFIAYEQSRRPHTDTLAELSKANFIELKQKVQSFWFLARKRVDAALNRLLPKTWLPLYTMIAHTTMPYGDALKRSRQQEKILLGAVSALALVVVGAGVWVGRLL from the coding sequence ATGACTGAGCAAGACATCAACGCCGGCGGACGCGTGGCGATCGTCGGCGGCGGCCTGGCCGGTTCGCTGCTGGCCTTGTCGCTGGCGCGCCAGGGCGTGGGCGTGGACGTGTACGAACGGCGCCCGGACCCGCGCGTCGGCCTGAGCGAGGGCGGGCGCTCGATCAACCTGGGCCTGTCCAAGCGTGGCATCCAGGCGCTGACCGAGGTCGGCCTGATCGACCAGGTGATGCCGCTGTCGGTGGTGATGGGCGGCCGGGTGATCCATGCGCCCGACGGCAGCACCCGCTTCCAGCCCTACGGCAAGGACCGCGGCGAAGTGCTGCATTCGATCGACCGCAACGAACTCAACCGGCTGCTGCTCGATCACGCCCAGCGCCATCCGCAGGTGCGATTGCATTTCAACCATCGCCTGGACCGGATCGACAAGGCCCGGCGCGAGCTGGAATTCGATCACGACGGCGAGAAAGTGCGCGCGCAGCCGGCCTGGGTGGTCGGCGCGGACGGCGCGTTCTCGCGCGCGCGCCAGGAAATGCAGCGCGGCGAACGCGCCGACTATCACCAGGAATACCTGGAGTGGGGCTACAAGGAACTGAGCCTGGCGGCGCTGCCCGGCGGCGGTTCGCAGATCGAACTCGAAGCGCTGCACGTGTGGCCGCGCGTGCATTGCTTCTTCGTGTCCCATCCCAACCGTGATGGGTCGCACACGCTGACCTTGTTCCTGCCGCATGAAGGGCCGGACAGTTTTGCCACCACGCGTACGCCGGATGAGGTGCGCGCGCTGTTCGGCAAGTATTTCCCGGACTTGATCCCGCTGCTGCCCAACCTGGTCGACGACTGGGTCAGCCACCCGACCGGCTCGCTGATCACCACCCGCACCGCGCCGTGGAGCATGGACGAGTGGATCGTGCTGGTCGGCGACGCCTGCCACGCGGTGTATCCGTTCTACGGCCAGGGCATGAACTCGGCGTTCGAGGATTGCTCGGCGCTGATGGCCGCGTTCGCCGCGCACCCGCGCGACCGCCGCGCCGCCTTTATCGCCTATGAGCAGTCGCGGCGGCCGCATACCGACACCCTGGCCGAACTGTCGAAGGCCAATTTCATCGAGCTCAAGCAGAAGGTGCAGTCGTTCTGGTTCCTCGCGCGCAAGCGCGTCGACGCCGCGCTCAACCGGCTGCTGCCCAAGACCTGGCTGCCGCTGTACACCATGATCGCCCACACCACCATGCCGTACGGCGACGCGCTCAAGCGCTCGCGGCAGCAGGAGAAGATCCTGCTCGGCGCGGTGTCGGCGCTGGCCTTGGTGGTGGTCGGCGCGGGCGTGTGGGTGGGCCGGCTGCTCTGA
- a CDS encoding PLP-dependent aminotransferase family protein: MEPVFQFPLALPDRGQGTLTQALHQQLRAAILDGRLAAGSALPATRQVASALGIARNTVVTAYDLLIAEGYVTPRAGAKAVIADVAGRRDRRGPRSLAAGIEDPRLNPLWRTPFLRPGPPRQLPERCFRLGIPDHRHFPHDVWRRLSAQSLRSWSKSRFSYPPSEGIAPLREAIAQHVAFARAVACVADDVIVTSGAQQAFDLLARLLVTPGVTKVAVEEPGYPPVRAAFAAAGARLVPMPVDDEGLCVEQLPEDVRVISVTPSHQSPTGVALSLSRRRALLDFARRRNAIVIEDDYDGEFRFGGRPLDALQTLDRDALVFYVGTFSKSLFPALRKGFVVAPAWARDALISVKHCADSHCDTVSQSVLAAFIRDGHLARHVRRMRAIYGERRDALLVGLRDELDPWMQPIPSEAGLHLAARIRDPALAPAVLARALPLLPGAESIDDYAIAPLSRPAITFGYGVIDAEEIGVALRRVRRALESL, translated from the coding sequence ATGGAACCAGTTTTCCAGTTTCCGCTGGCCTTGCCGGACCGCGGCCAGGGCACCCTGACCCAGGCGCTGCACCAGCAACTGCGCGCGGCGATCCTCGACGGCCGGCTGGCCGCGGGTTCGGCCTTGCCGGCCACGCGCCAGGTCGCCAGCGCGCTCGGGATCGCGCGCAACACGGTGGTGACCGCGTACGACCTGCTGATCGCCGAGGGCTACGTGACCCCGCGCGCCGGCGCCAAGGCGGTGATCGCCGACGTCGCCGGACGCCGCGACCGGCGCGGGCCGCGCTCGCTGGCGGCCGGCATCGAAGACCCGCGGCTCAATCCGTTGTGGCGTACGCCGTTCCTGCGCCCCGGCCCGCCGCGGCAACTGCCCGAGCGCTGCTTCCGCCTGGGCATTCCCGATCACCGCCATTTCCCCCACGACGTGTGGCGGCGTTTGTCGGCGCAATCGCTGCGCAGCTGGTCGAAGAGCCGTTTCAGCTATCCGCCGTCGGAAGGCATCGCGCCATTGCGCGAGGCCATTGCCCAGCACGTCGCGTTCGCGCGCGCGGTGGCGTGCGTGGCCGACGATGTGATCGTGACCTCCGGCGCGCAGCAGGCGTTCGATCTGCTCGCGCGTTTGCTGGTGACGCCGGGCGTCACCAAAGTCGCGGTCGAGGAGCCCGGTTATCCGCCGGTGCGCGCCGCGTTCGCCGCGGCCGGTGCGCGCCTGGTGCCGATGCCGGTCGACGACGAGGGCCTGTGCGTGGAGCAACTGCCCGAGGACGTGCGGGTGATCAGCGTGACCCCGTCGCATCAGTCGCCGACCGGCGTGGCCTTGTCGTTGTCGCGGCGGCGCGCCTTGCTCGACTTCGCACGGCGACGCAACGCGATCGTGATCGAGGACGATTACGACGGCGAGTTCCGCTTCGGCGGCCGTCCGCTGGATGCCTTGCAGACGCTGGATCGCGATGCGCTGGTGTTCTACGTCGGCACGTTTTCCAAGAGCCTGTTCCCGGCGCTGCGCAAGGGCTTCGTCGTCGCGCCGGCGTGGGCGCGCGATGCGCTTATCTCGGTCAAGCACTGCGCCGATTCGCATTGCGACACCGTCAGCCAGTCGGTGCTCGCCGCGTTCATCCGCGACGGCCATCTGGCCCGGCATGTGCGGCGCATGCGCGCGATCTACGGCGAGCGGCGCGATGCCTTGCTGGTGGGATTGCGCGACGAACTCGATCCGTGGATGCAGCCGATTCCGTCCGAGGCCGGCCTGCACCTGGCCGCGCGCATCCGCGATCCGGCGCTCGCGCCGGCGGTCCTGGCGCGTGCGCTGCCGCTGTTGCCGGGCGCGGAGTCGATCGACGATTACGCGATCGCGCCGTTGTCGCGGCCGGCGATCACCTTCGGCTATGGGGTGATCGATGCCGAGGAGATCGGCGTGGCGCTGCGGCGGGTGCGGCGGGCGCTGGAGTCGCTGTAG
- a CDS encoding MFS transporter, whose protein sequence is MNPWAGLRNFLLIWFGQLVSGVGSRLTAFALGVWVLQSTGSTTRFAMVFVAMAVPSLLISPIAGALVDRWDRRRTMIACEAISATTMLAMAGLLASGHLAMWHIYAGVGITALANAFLQPAYAASIPLLATSDQLTRVNGLVQTGFAIAQVGGPLLAGILVSTISMQGVLIVDALTFVTGLLALVWARIPRPQRTLEDDERGLWHEAATGFAYVRDRRGLFGLLIVFGLSNFMFGIASIAITPLILSLADPALLGMQMAIGGVGLLIGGVAMTTWGGPRRRVVGVLGFSMLAGLFLAAHGLRPSFALVVVAGFLFFLSVPIINASNATLWQSKVPADLQGRCFAIQRVLAEAAMPLAFCLAGPLAEHVFEPLMAVDGALAGSIGLLIGTGPGRGLSLMFIVLGLSMVAIAAVAWSVRSIREVEQQLPDAPVAAEQGEIDETPIKCVA, encoded by the coding sequence ATGAATCCGTGGGCCGGCCTGCGCAACTTCCTGCTGATCTGGTTCGGCCAGCTGGTCTCGGGCGTCGGCTCGCGCCTGACCGCGTTCGCGCTGGGCGTGTGGGTGTTGCAGAGCACCGGCTCGACCACGCGCTTTGCGATGGTGTTCGTGGCGATGGCGGTGCCGTCGCTGCTGATCTCGCCGATCGCCGGCGCCTTGGTGGACCGCTGGGACCGGCGCCGCACCATGATCGCGTGCGAAGCGATCTCGGCCACCACCATGCTCGCGATGGCCGGCCTGCTCGCGAGCGGTCATCTGGCGATGTGGCATATCTACGCCGGCGTCGGCATCACCGCGCTGGCCAACGCGTTCCTGCAACCGGCTTATGCGGCGAGCATTCCGCTGCTGGCCACCTCCGATCAGCTGACCCGGGTCAACGGCCTGGTCCAGACCGGTTTCGCGATCGCCCAGGTCGGCGGTCCGCTGCTGGCGGGCATCCTGGTCAGCACGATCTCGATGCAGGGCGTGCTGATCGTCGACGCGCTCACCTTCGTGACCGGCCTGCTGGCGCTGGTATGGGCGCGGATACCGCGGCCGCAACGTACCTTGGAAGACGACGAGCGCGGCCTGTGGCACGAAGCGGCGACCGGCTTCGCCTACGTGCGCGATCGTCGCGGCCTGTTCGGCCTGTTGATCGTGTTCGGCCTGAGCAATTTCATGTTCGGCATCGCCAGCATCGCGATCACCCCGCTGATCCTGTCGTTGGCCGATCCGGCGCTGCTCGGCATGCAGATGGCGATCGGCGGCGTCGGCCTGTTGATCGGCGGCGTGGCGATGACGACCTGGGGCGGGCCGCGCCGGCGCGTGGTCGGCGTGCTCGGATTTTCGATGCTGGCCGGCCTGTTCCTCGCCGCGCACGGGCTGCGTCCGTCGTTCGCGCTGGTGGTGGTGGCCGGGTTCCTGTTCTTCCTCAGCGTTCCGATCATCAACGCCAGCAACGCCACGCTGTGGCAGAGCAAGGTGCCGGCCGATCTGCAGGGCCGCTGCTTCGCGATCCAGCGCGTGCTCGCCGAAGCGGCAATGCCGCTGGCGTTCTGCCTGGCCGGACCGTTGGCCGAGCACGTGTTCGAACCGTTGATGGCGGTCGACGGCGCGCTCGCCGGATCGATCGGCCTGTTGATCGGCACCGGCCCCGGCCGTGGCCTGAGCCTGATGTTCATCGTACTGGGGTTGTCGATGGTGGCGATCGCCGCGGTCGCCTGGTCGGTGCGTTCCATTCGCGAAGTCGAACAGCAGTTGCCCGACGCGCCGGTCGCGGCCGAGCAAGGCGAGATCGACGAAACCCCCATCAAATGCGTGGCCTGA
- a CDS encoding DUF6875 domain-containing protein, giving the protein MTPDNDSTSVIDSDRLLMQGQAFVESPIAAVRGKLLQASVVEREQDPSAPLPQTVAWIRTFLARPHPDVGRPGPVCPFTPTALALDTIWLAEIHDRDVSVDRITQLIGEYRDLFAEIEPRTGQVAINKTVLIVFPHLGDEAAAFIDEVQQQLKPSFVDLGLMLGEFHATNESPGLRNPDFRPLRSPVPMLAIRHMVETDLPFLRRSLDTPQVRGQYLRSYLRRLGPTVRRNYFEQALTALVDAELEVRALKRAKADKTADKADKADKPVRA; this is encoded by the coding sequence ATGACCCCAGACAACGACTCGACTTCGGTCATCGACTCCGACCGCCTGCTGATGCAGGGACAGGCCTTCGTCGAGAGCCCGATCGCCGCGGTGCGCGGCAAACTGCTGCAGGCCTCCGTGGTCGAACGCGAACAGGACCCCAGCGCGCCGCTGCCGCAGACCGTGGCGTGGATCCGCACCTTCCTCGCCCGTCCGCACCCGGACGTGGGCCGGCCGGGACCGGTGTGTCCGTTCACGCCGACCGCGCTCGCGCTCGACACGATCTGGCTGGCGGAAATCCACGACCGCGATGTCAGCGTCGACAGGATTACCCAATTGATCGGCGAATACCGCGACCTGTTCGCCGAAATCGAACCGCGCACCGGCCAGGTGGCGATCAACAAAACCGTGTTGATCGTGTTCCCGCACCTGGGCGACGAAGCGGCGGCGTTCATCGACGAAGTGCAGCAGCAGTTGAAGCCGAGCTTCGTCGACCTGGGCCTGATGCTCGGCGAGTTCCACGCGACCAACGAAAGCCCCGGGCTGCGCAATCCGGACTTCCGTCCGCTGCGCAGCCCGGTGCCGATGCTCGCGATCCGGCACATGGTCGAAACCGACCTGCCGTTCCTGCGCCGCTCGCTGGACACGCCGCAGGTGCGCGGCCAGTACCTGCGTTCCTACCTGCGCCGGCTCGGCCCCACGGTGCGGCGCAACTACTTCGAGCAGGCGCTCACCGCGCTGGTCGATGCGGAACTGGAAGTGCGCGCGCTGAAGCGGGCCAAGGCCGACAAGACGGCCGACAAGGCCGACAAAGCCGACAAACCGGTGCGCGCCTGA
- a CDS encoding glutathione binding-like protein, giving the protein MIDLYFAATPNGLKLRLYLEETGLAHRVVPVKLSAGEQFQPDFLAISPNNKIPAIVDHAPADGGEPLAVFESGAILLYLARKTGLLWPREERAQLQATQWLFWQMAGLGPMAGQAGHFRAHAPEAVPYAIERYTREVKRLFGVLDRQLQGRDFIAGETYSIADVACYPWIVPHAGLGQTLADTPNLQAWFERIRARPATQRAYQGVDDPYAKTANFSDAERKVLFGQGAQK; this is encoded by the coding sequence ATGATCGACCTGTATTTCGCCGCCACGCCCAACGGCCTCAAGCTGCGCTTGTACCTGGAAGAGACCGGCCTGGCCCACCGCGTGGTGCCGGTCAAGCTGTCGGCCGGCGAGCAGTTCCAGCCGGACTTCCTGGCGATTTCGCCGAACAACAAGATCCCGGCGATCGTCGACCACGCCCCCGCCGACGGCGGCGAGCCGCTGGCGGTGTTCGAATCCGGCGCGATCTTGCTCTACCTCGCACGCAAGACCGGCCTGCTGTGGCCGCGCGAGGAACGCGCGCAGCTGCAGGCCACTCAGTGGCTGTTCTGGCAGATGGCCGGGCTCGGCCCGATGGCCGGCCAGGCCGGGCACTTCCGCGCCCACGCGCCCGAAGCGGTGCCGTATGCGATCGAGCGCTATACCCGCGAGGTGAAGCGTCTGTTCGGCGTGCTTGACCGGCAATTGCAGGGACGCGACTTCATCGCTGGCGAGACCTACTCCATCGCCGATGTCGCCTGCTATCCGTGGATCGTGCCGCACGCCGGGCTGGGCCAGACCCTCGCCGACACGCCGAACCTGCAGGCCTGGTTCGAACGCATCCGCGCGCGGCCGGCGACGCAGCGCGCGTACCAGGGCGTCGACGATCCGTATGCGAAGACGGCGAACTTCAGCGACGCCGAACGCAAGGTCTTGTTCGGGCAAGGCGCGCAGAAGTAA
- a CDS encoding non-ribosomal peptide synthetase has translation MNPSSSNPADSAADTAVSDAAAERLARLSPQQRELLLRQLAARNAAAAPKPDAVTRRSVAGTPLPLSPAQQRMWFFERFQPGTGAYHVCDHLRLRGALDVAALRNAFARIVHRHDTLRTGFSEVAGEPRQTVFDEVAFDIPMIDLSGLAPELREQEIQRLVDAETERPFDLGKPPLMRASLLRVDAHDHVLMVVLHHIVSDAWSIGVIYDELGRLYAAGLDGASPDALDAALPQLAVQFGDCVLWQREPAQEQRLAAHMTFWRDALAGHAGLLDLPTDQPRSATALGRGRRQSLQLPKALADGVAELARREGATLFMALLAAFQTLLARHSGQDDIVVGSPVANRGLAESTPLIGLFVNTVALRGDLSGDPSFRQLLARTRSHCLDAFEHVQAPLERVVDQLRIERVPGRTPLFQTMFVLQNAVGAPLTLPGLELDWINPQTQAARFELTLSLAAGSDGINGVLDYDIDLFDAGTAQRLLRQFEHLLGDAVAHPDRPLSQLALLDAADRNELLRLGHGGDAELDNELDAANEHLYAMFAQQALRTPDAIALIEPGRELTYRELLQRANGLGLALQALGVGVESRVGVLTDRSIEALVAVLGVLAAGAAYLPLDPAHPDERLHFLLDDAAALALVAPPQWRARADALNLRVPVLVSDEAAESASAPAVEFAPEHAAYVIYTSGSTGQPKGVVIEHRGAANLTRGFMARHDFKDQHLLMIPPLVFDASVGDVFPALASGSALVLHPNPTELGPFELEAFCREHRISAIDAPAALWRRWSEGWSTIVRSEPLLPHLRLMMIGGESVAVEQVRRFAQITDGRVALSNHYGPTETSVCAAMLSTTDASEYVTRELPIGRPLPGVRLYVLDPHGALAPRGVVGELCIGGLGVARGYLNQAELSAASFPPDPFATGGRLYRTGDLARWNSDDSLQFLGRRDHQIKLRGFRIELGEIETALESHAQVEAAVVLLREDRPGDKRLVAYVVADEASGPNQWREHLARSLPEALLPSAYVRLPAMPLNRNGKVDRKALPEPSAELLVERTMIEAQTDTERAVLAVWREVLGRDEISADDDFFSIGGDSLMTLPLVFKLHAALGVELPLASVFAAPTLAAQARRIDELLSGEAVDEFDLAAQVQLADDIHPRNAALPAASRANPRSAFITGATGFLGAYMVRELLDVTSAEVVCLVRAADTGEGLARIRANLHGYGLWRAGDEARLAIVLGDLALPRMGLDEAAFDALAQRAEVIFHNGGQVNFLAPYQHLEAANVGGTREVLRLATLHRLKPVHLVSTLGVCLTASNLDRTVFESDPPPSADEQYGGYNQSKWVGEQLALVARERGLPVAIYRPARITGDSHTGASNLGDYFNAWLKGCVQMGRAPHLPNEAFDMAPVDYVGRSIVRIALGAGEANGNFHFYNRRRLPIPTAVATLREAGLALEEIDYQQWRRELLAQASVSRENALAPFAGLFPAHPDPREPSFDCSATTRAVEPLGLICPPADAALLRLYVRFLQSRDFFPVAAEVSA, from the coding sequence ATGAACCCGTCTTCTTCCAACCCCGCCGACTCCGCCGCCGACACCGCCGTTTCCGACGCGGCGGCCGAGCGCCTGGCGCGACTGAGCCCGCAACAGCGCGAACTGCTGTTGCGCCAGCTCGCCGCGCGCAACGCCGCGGCCGCGCCGAAACCCGACGCGGTGACGCGTCGCAGCGTCGCCGGCACGCCGTTGCCGTTGTCGCCAGCGCAGCAGCGGATGTGGTTCTTCGAACGGTTCCAGCCGGGCACCGGCGCGTATCACGTCTGCGATCACCTGCGCCTGCGCGGCGCGCTCGATGTCGCCGCGTTGCGCAACGCGTTCGCGCGGATCGTGCATCGTCACGACACCTTGCGCACCGGCTTCAGCGAAGTCGCCGGCGAACCGCGCCAGACCGTGTTCGACGAGGTGGCCTTCGACATTCCGATGATCGACCTGAGCGGACTGGCGCCGGAACTGCGCGAGCAGGAAATCCAGCGCCTGGTCGATGCCGAGACCGAGCGCCCGTTCGACCTGGGCAAGCCGCCGCTGATGCGCGCGAGCCTGCTGCGGGTCGACGCGCACGACCACGTGCTGATGGTCGTGCTGCATCACATCGTCTCCGACGCGTGGTCGATCGGGGTGATCTACGACGAACTCGGCCGCCTGTACGCGGCCGGCCTCGACGGCGCGTCGCCCGATGCGCTCGACGCGGCGCTGCCGCAACTGGCGGTGCAGTTCGGCGACTGCGTGCTGTGGCAGCGCGAGCCGGCGCAGGAACAACGCCTCGCCGCGCACATGACCTTCTGGCGCGACGCGCTGGCCGGCCACGCCGGCCTGCTCGATCTGCCGACCGACCAGCCGCGTTCGGCGACCGCGCTCGGACGCGGACGCCGGCAATCGCTGCAACTGCCCAAGGCATTGGCCGACGGCGTGGCCGAGCTGGCGCGCCGCGAAGGCGCGACTCTATTCATGGCCTTGCTGGCCGCGTTCCAGACCCTGCTCGCGCGTCACAGCGGCCAGGACGACATCGTGGTCGGTTCGCCGGTCGCCAACCGCGGCCTGGCCGAATCGACACCGTTGATCGGCCTGTTCGTCAACACCGTGGCGCTGCGCGGTGATCTGAGCGGCGATCCCTCGTTCCGCCAGTTGCTGGCGCGCACGCGTTCGCACTGCCTGGATGCGTTCGAACACGTGCAGGCGCCGCTGGAACGCGTGGTCGACCAATTGCGGATCGAGCGCGTGCCCGGCCGCACGCCGCTGTTCCAGACCATGTTCGTATTGCAGAACGCGGTCGGCGCGCCGCTGACGCTGCCGGGCCTGGAGCTGGACTGGATCAATCCGCAGACCCAGGCCGCGCGCTTCGAACTGACCTTGTCGCTGGCCGCCGGTTCCGACGGCATCAACGGCGTGCTCGACTACGACATCGACCTGTTCGACGCCGGCACCGCGCAGCGCCTGCTGCGCCAGTTCGAACACTTGCTCGGCGACGCGGTCGCGCATCCCGATCGACCGCTGTCGCAGCTCGCGCTGCTGGACGCCGCCGATCGCAACGAACTGCTGCGCCTGGGACATGGCGGCGACGCCGAACTCGATAACGAACTCGACGCTGCAAACGAGCACCTGTACGCGATGTTCGCGCAGCAAGCGCTGCGCACGCCCGATGCGATCGCCTTGATCGAACCGGGCCGCGAACTGACCTATCGCGAGCTGCTGCAACGCGCCAACGGCCTGGGCCTTGCGTTGCAGGCGCTCGGCGTCGGCGTGGAATCGCGGGTCGGCGTGTTGACCGATCGCTCGATCGAAGCGCTGGTCGCGGTGCTCGGCGTGCTCGCCGCCGGCGCGGCCTATCTGCCGCTGGACCCGGCGCATCCGGACGAACGCCTGCATTTCCTGCTCGACGACGCCGCCGCGCTGGCGCTGGTGGCGCCGCCGCAATGGCGCGCGCGCGCCGATGCCTTGAACCTGCGCGTGCCGGTACTGGTCAGCGACGAAGCCGCCGAGTCGGCGAGCGCGCCCGCGGTCGAGTTCGCGCCTGAGCACGCCGCCTACGTCATCTACACCTCCGGTTCGACCGGCCAGCCCAAGGGCGTGGTGATCGAACACCGCGGCGCGGCGAATCTGACCCGTGGCTTCATGGCACGGCACGATTTCAAGGACCAGCACCTGTTGATGATCCCGCCGCTGGTGTTCGACGCCTCGGTCGGCGATGTGTTCCCGGCCTTGGCGAGCGGTTCGGCGCTGGTGCTGCATCCCAATCCGACTGAGCTGGGCCCGTTCGAACTCGAAGCGTTCTGCCGCGAGCACCGGATCAGCGCGATCGACGCGCCGGCCGCGCTGTGGCGTCGCTGGAGCGAAGGTTGGTCGACGATCGTGCGCAGCGAGCCGCTGTTGCCGCATCTGCGCCTGATGATGATCGGCGGCGAGAGCGTCGCGGTCGAACAGGTGCGCCGCTTCGCCCAGATCACCGACGGCCGGGTCGCGCTGAGCAATCACTACGGCCCGACCGAGACCTCGGTGTGCGCGGCCATGCTCAGCACGACCGATGCCAGCGAGTACGTGACGCGCGAGCTGCCGATCGGTCGTCCGTTGCCGGGCGTGCGCCTGTACGTGCTCGATCCGCACGGCGCGTTGGCGCCGCGCGGCGTGGTCGGCGAGCTCTGCATCGGCGGTCTCGGCGTGGCGCGCGGCTATCTCAATCAAGCCGAACTCAGCGCGGCGAGTTTTCCGCCCGATCCTTTCGCGACCGGTGGCCGGCTGTACCGCACCGGCGATCTGGCCCGCTGGAACAGCGACGACAGCCTGCAATTCCTCGGCCGCCGCGATCACCAGATCAAGCTGCGCGGCTTCCGCATCGAACTGGGCGAGATCGAAACCGCGCTGGAGTCGCATGCGCAGGTCGAGGCCGCGGTGGTGCTGCTGCGCGAAGACCGGCCCGGCGACAAGCGCCTGGTCGCTTACGTTGTCGCCGACGAAGCCAGCGGCCCGAACCAGTGGCGCGAGCATCTCGCCCGCAGCCTGCCCGAAGCGTTGCTGCCGTCGGCCTACGTGCGTCTGCCGGCGATGCCGCTCAACCGCAACGGCAAGGTCGATCGCAAGGCGCTGCCCGAACCGAGCGCCGAGTTGCTGGTCGAACGCACCATGATCGAAGCGCAGACCGACACCGAGCGCGCCGTACTCGCGGTCTGGCGCGAGGTGCTCGGCCGCGACGAGATCAGCGCCGACGACGATTTCTTCTCGATCGGCGGCGATTCGCTGATGACCCTGCCGCTGGTGTTCAAGCTGCATGCCGCGCTCGGCGTGGAGCTGCCGCTGGCCTCGGTGTTCGCCGCGCCGACCCTGGCCGCGCAGGCGCGCCGCATCGACGAACTGCTGTCGGGCGAAGCGGTCGACGAATTCGATCTGGCCGCGCAGGTGCAACTCGCCGACGATATCCATCCGCGCAACGCCGCATTGCCGGCGGCCTCGCGCGCCAACCCGCGCTCGGCCTTCATCACCGGCGCCACCGGTTTCCTCGGCGCCTACATGGTGCGCGAGCTGCTCGACGTGACCAGCGCCGAAGTCGTGTGCCTCGTGCGCGCTGCCGACACCGGCGAAGGGCTGGCCCGCATTCGCGCCAACCTGCACGGCTACGGCCTGTGGCGCGCCGGCGACGAAGCGCGCCTGGCGATCGTGCTCGGCGATCTCGCATTGCCGCGCATGGGCCTGGACGAAGCCGCGTTCGATGCGCTCGCGCAGCGCGCCGAGGTGATCTTCCACAACGGCGGCCAGGTCAATTTCCTCGCGCCGTATCAGCACCTGGAAGCGGCCAATGTCGGCGGCACCCGCGAAGTGCTGCGGCTGGCGACCTTGCACCGGCTCAAGCCGGTGCATCTGGTCTCCACCCTCGGCGTGTGCCTGACCGCGTCGAATCTCGACCGCACCGTGTTCGAATCCGATCCGCCGCCGAGCGCCGACGAACAATACGGCGGCTACAACCAGAGCAAGTGGGTCGGCGAGCAACTGGCGCTGGTCGCGCGCGAACGCGGCCTGCCGGTGGCGATCTATCGGCCGGCGCGCATCACCGGCGACAGCCACACCGGCGCCAGCAACCTGGGCGATTACTTCAACGCCTGGCTCAAGGGCTGCGTGCAGATGGGCCGCGCGCCGCATCTGCCCAACGAAGCCTTCGACATGGCGCCGGTGGACTACGTCGGCCGCTCGATCGTGCGCATCGCGCTCGGCGCGGGCGAGGCCAACGGCAACTTCCATTTCTACAACCGCCGCCGCCTGCCGATCCCGACCGCCGTGGCGACCCTGCGCGAAGCCGGATTGGCGCTGGAGGAAATCGACTATCAGCAGTGGCGGCGCGAACTGCTCGCGCAGGCCTCGGTGTCGCGCGAAAACGCATTGGCGCCGTTCGCCGGTTTGTTCCCGGCCCATCCCGATCCGCGCGAACCCAGCTTCGATTGCAGCGCGACCACGCGCGCGGTCGAGCCGCTCGGGCTGATCTGTCCGCCGGCCGACGCCGCGCTGTTGCGCTTGTACGTGCGTTTCCTGCAATCACGCGATTTCTTCCCGGTCGCCGCCGAGGTGAGCGCATGA